Proteins found in one Actinokineospora alba genomic segment:
- a CDS encoding ABC transporter ATP-binding protein: MRSTDLPKGLRKGTVRRVFTFSRRHRPRLIIFLLLTVVSAVLGVTSPLLAGKVVDAIVGRDDVSVVVWLAVGIAALAIMGAVLGVAERWQSARIGEGLIYDLRRAVFEHVQRMPVAFFTRTRTGALVSRLNNDVMGAQRAFTSTLSGLVSNVIGLVLSLGVMMTLSWQVTLLALILLPVFVLPARRVGRHMADLQRESSTLNASMTTQMTERFSAPGATLVKLFGRPDVEAVEFGERAGRVRDIGVRTAMAARWFMTSLQLVSALAQALVYGLGGYLALKGDLAPGTVVALALLLTRLYGPLTALANVRVDVMTALVSFERVFEVLDLPPMISEKPNPRTVPPGAVSVEFDSVRFAYPAADKVSLASLEEVAVLDQRGGEEVLHGVSFVAEPGAMIALVGSSGAGKSTIASLVPRLYDIDSGAVRLSGVDVRDLSFDALRDTVGVVTQDGHLFHDTIRANLAYAAPDASDAEIMSALRQARLGKLIDSLPDGLETVVGERGYRLSGGERQRLTIARLLLAQPRVVILDEATAHLDSESEVAVQEALATALEGRTAIVIAHRLSTIRAADQILVVEAGQIVERGSHDELLARDGRYADLYRTQFAEQDAVA; this comes from the coding sequence ATGCGTTCGACCGACCTGCCCAAGGGGCTGCGCAAGGGCACCGTCCGGCGCGTCTTCACGTTCAGCCGCAGGCACCGCCCGCGGCTGATCATCTTTCTGCTCCTGACCGTCGTCTCGGCGGTGCTGGGGGTGACCTCCCCGCTGCTCGCGGGCAAGGTCGTCGACGCGATCGTCGGCCGCGACGACGTGTCCGTCGTGGTCTGGCTGGCCGTCGGCATCGCCGCGCTGGCCATCATGGGCGCCGTCCTGGGAGTCGCCGAGCGGTGGCAGTCCGCCCGCATCGGCGAAGGCCTGATCTACGACCTGCGGCGCGCCGTTTTCGAACACGTGCAGCGCATGCCGGTCGCGTTCTTCACCCGCACCCGCACGGGCGCGCTGGTCAGCAGGCTCAACAACGATGTGATGGGCGCCCAGCGGGCGTTCACCTCGACCCTGTCCGGGCTGGTCAGCAACGTGATCGGCCTCGTGCTCTCACTCGGCGTGATGATGACCCTGTCCTGGCAGGTCACCCTGCTGGCGCTGATCCTGCTGCCGGTGTTCGTCCTCCCCGCCCGCCGCGTCGGCAGGCACATGGCCGACCTCCAGCGCGAGTCCTCCACCCTGAACGCGTCGATGACCACCCAGATGACCGAGCGGTTCTCCGCACCCGGCGCCACCCTGGTCAAACTGTTCGGCCGCCCCGACGTCGAGGCCGTCGAGTTCGGCGAGCGCGCAGGCCGGGTCCGCGACATCGGCGTGCGCACCGCGATGGCGGCGCGCTGGTTCATGACCAGCCTGCAGCTGGTGTCGGCACTCGCTCAGGCGCTGGTCTACGGCCTCGGCGGCTACCTGGCACTCAAGGGCGACCTTGCCCCCGGCACGGTTGTCGCCTTGGCCCTGCTGCTCACCCGCCTCTACGGCCCGCTGACCGCCCTGGCGAACGTCCGCGTCGACGTGATGACGGCGCTGGTGTCGTTCGAACGAGTCTTCGAGGTCCTCGACCTGCCCCCGATGATCTCCGAGAAGCCCAACCCCCGCACTGTGCCTCCGGGCGCGGTCTCAGTCGAATTCGACTCGGTGCGCTTCGCGTATCCGGCGGCGGACAAGGTCTCGCTGGCGTCGCTGGAGGAGGTCGCGGTCCTGGACCAACGCGGCGGAGAGGAAGTCCTGCACGGCGTGTCATTCGTCGCCGAGCCCGGGGCGATGATCGCCCTGGTCGGATCATCGGGCGCAGGCAAGTCGACGATCGCGTCGCTGGTGCCTCGGCTCTATGACATCGACTCCGGCGCGGTCCGGCTGTCCGGCGTGGACGTCCGCGACCTGTCCTTCGACGCACTGCGCGACACCGTCGGTGTGGTCACCCAGGACGGCCACCTGTTCCACGACACAATCCGCGCGAACCTGGCCTACGCGGCTCCCGACGCGAGCGACGCGGAGATCATGTCCGCGCTGCGACAGGCCCGACTGGGCAAGCTGATCGACTCATTGCCGGACGGGCTGGAGACGGTCGTGGGGGAGCGCGGGTACCGACTCTCCGGCGGGGAACGGCAGCGGTTGACGATCGCGCGGCTGCTGCTCGCGCAACCTCGGGTGGTCATTCTCGATGAAGCGACCGCGCATCTGGACTCGGAGTCGGAGGTAGCGGTCCAGGAAGCGCTGGCCACCGCACTGGAGGGAAGGACGGCCATCGTGATCGCCCACCGGTTGTCGACGATCCGCGCTGCTGATCAGATCCTCGTGGTCGAGGCCGGCCAAATCGTCGAGCGTGGTTCGCATGATGAGCTGCTGGCAAGGGACGGCCGCTACGCAGACCTATATCGAACCCAGTTCGCCGAACAAGACGCCGTGGCATAG
- a CDS encoding sugar isomerase domain-containing protein — MTSDLMLAHLTEVATHNADALDDVADLVLACIRADGLVLTGGAGHSLAAVAETFFRAGGLACVRPLFHEDLQVFAGVRRALQAERTPGLARSVFRNLHLSGHEVLFVFSNSGVNHYPVELALCALDAGCPVIAVTSLAATAAAPRRAGTTLAANATIVLDTLTAPGDVGYPESKAVTAPLSSVTVAYLWNQVLIRLNDRAAREGMELPLWRSSNVEGGDEANEALMQRYADRIPTLA, encoded by the coding sequence ATGACCAGTGACCTGATGCTCGCGCACCTGACCGAGGTCGCGACCCACAACGCCGACGCCCTCGACGACGTCGCCGACCTGGTCCTGGCCTGCATCCGCGCGGACGGCCTGGTGCTCACGGGCGGCGCGGGGCACTCCCTGGCGGCGGTCGCGGAGACGTTCTTCCGGGCGGGCGGCCTGGCCTGCGTGCGGCCGCTGTTCCATGAGGATCTTCAGGTGTTCGCTGGGGTCCGGCGCGCGCTGCAGGCCGAGCGGACTCCTGGCCTGGCTCGGTCGGTGTTCCGGAATCTGCACCTGTCCGGGCACGAGGTGCTGTTCGTGTTCTCGAATTCGGGCGTGAACCACTATCCGGTCGAGCTGGCCCTGTGCGCTCTTGACGCGGGGTGCCCGGTCATCGCTGTCACGTCCCTTGCCGCGACCGCTGCCGCACCTCGACGGGCGGGGACGACGTTGGCGGCGAACGCGACGATTGTGTTGGACACGCTTACCGCGCCCGGGGATGTGGGCTATCCGGAGTCGAAGGCGGTGACGGCGCCGTTGTCGTCGGTGACTGTGGCGTACTTGTGGAACCAGGTGTTGATTCGGCTCAACGATCGGGCTGCTCGGGAGGGGATGGAGTTGCCGTTGTGGCGGAGCTCCAATGTGGAGGGTGGGGATGAGGCGAACGAGGCGCTGATGCAGCGGTACGCGGATCGGATTCCTACGCTCGCTTGA
- a CDS encoding nucleotidyltransferase family protein — translation MAACAVAGLLLAAGGGRRFGMPKALVPWGPGLLVEHAATTLADAGCDPVITVLGAAADEVRARSKLPGVVIDNPDWADGMGSSLRVGLGALGDSDAVIVLTVDTPGITADAIRRLVAIAAPDALARATYDGVPGHPVLLGRDHWRGVAEAADGDTGARPYLARHRVTDVPCADIADGADADRPEDLPGRPHDQ, via the coding sequence ATGGCGGCCTGCGCGGTGGCGGGACTGCTCCTGGCCGCGGGCGGGGGCAGGCGGTTCGGGATGCCGAAGGCGCTCGTCCCGTGGGGCCCCGGCCTGCTCGTCGAACACGCCGCCACCACCCTGGCCGACGCGGGCTGCGACCCGGTGATCACCGTCCTGGGCGCCGCCGCCGACGAGGTCCGCGCCCGGTCGAAACTGCCCGGAGTCGTGATCGACAATCCCGACTGGGCCGACGGCATGGGCTCGTCGCTGCGGGTCGGCTTGGGCGCCCTCGGCGACTCCGACGCAGTGATCGTGCTGACTGTCGACACCCCGGGCATCACCGCGGACGCGATCCGCAGGCTCGTCGCCATCGCAGCGCCCGACGCCTTGGCCCGAGCCACCTACGACGGCGTTCCCGGCCACCCGGTCCTGCTCGGCCGCGACCACTGGCGCGGTGTCGCCGAGGCCGCCGACGGCGACACCGGAGCCCGCCCCTACCTCGCCCGCCACCGCGTCACCGACGTGCCGTGCGCTGACATCGCCGACGGCGCCGACGCCGACCGGCCGGAAGACCTGCCAGGGAGGCCCCATGACCAGTGA
- a CDS encoding alpha/beta fold hydrolase, with protein sequence MSDHLQITTAAGAFDALCGGSAGGQPVLLLHGFPQASTEWGHVVGELGRAGFHAVAPDQRGYSPGVRPEEVGDYRMDDLVADVLAIADELGWSRFDLVGHDWGAAVGWHTAAEHPDRIRTLTAVSAPHPAAIAAAYREDEDQHLRSQYISVFKERSAEKRLLADNAAALRQMFEYRVPPSHIEDYVTRLSEPGAMTAALNWYRATRWNVAPEAVSVPTMYVWGTEDVAFGSTAALACGKWVTGAYRFEMLEDASHWIPEEAPDALTALLLDHLR encoded by the coding sequence GTGAGCGACCACCTTCAGATCACCACCGCCGCGGGCGCCTTCGACGCGCTGTGCGGAGGCTCCGCGGGCGGGCAGCCCGTCCTGCTGCTGCACGGCTTCCCCCAGGCCTCCACCGAGTGGGGCCATGTGGTCGGCGAACTCGGGCGCGCGGGATTCCACGCCGTCGCACCGGACCAGCGCGGCTACTCCCCCGGCGTCCGGCCCGAGGAGGTCGGCGACTACCGGATGGACGACCTGGTCGCCGACGTGCTGGCGATCGCCGACGAGCTGGGCTGGTCCCGGTTCGACCTGGTCGGGCACGACTGGGGCGCCGCGGTCGGCTGGCACACCGCCGCCGAGCACCCCGACCGGATCCGCACCCTCACCGCGGTGTCCGCGCCGCACCCGGCGGCGATCGCTGCCGCGTACCGCGAGGACGAAGACCAGCACCTGCGGTCGCAGTACATCTCGGTGTTCAAGGAGCGCTCGGCGGAGAAGCGGCTGCTCGCCGACAACGCGGCCGCGCTGCGCCAGATGTTCGAGTACCGCGTGCCGCCGTCGCACATCGAGGACTACGTGACCCGGCTGTCCGAGCCGGGGGCGATGACCGCGGCCCTGAATTGGTACCGCGCGACGCGGTGGAACGTCGCGCCTGAGGCGGTGTCGGTGCCGACGATGTACGTGTGGGGCACCGAGGACGTCGCGTTCGGTTCCACGGCGGCCCTGGCCTGCGGGAAGTGGGTCACGGGCGCCTACCGGTTCGAGATGTTGGAGGACGCCTCCCACTGGATTCCGGAGGAAGCGCCGGACGCGCTGACGGCGCTGCTCCTAGACCACTTGCGCTAG
- a CDS encoding alpha/beta hydrolase produces MNDSVNDRARPAIRVFGPTENVRGVALLLHGGRERSHERVHRYRSAYLRMLPFARDIRHEGGSEGVAAWVLRYRYRGWNAPELDPVLDAAWALDEIRRAHGDVPVALVGHSMGGRTALRVAGADSVVAVCALAPWTKPNEPVEQLAGRTVLIAHGLLDKMTDPELSFRYAERAKAVTDRVAHFDVHDEGHAMLRKSAAWTRLVTGFTLGALGTQPFDPVITNALGQPSPEGLRIPL; encoded by the coding sequence GTGAATGACAGCGTGAACGACAGGGCGCGGCCCGCCATCCGGGTCTTCGGCCCGACCGAGAACGTCCGCGGCGTGGCGCTCCTGCTCCACGGGGGCCGCGAGCGCAGCCATGAGCGGGTGCACCGGTACCGCTCGGCCTACCTGCGGATGCTCCCGTTCGCCCGCGACATCCGGCACGAGGGCGGCAGTGAAGGCGTGGCCGCCTGGGTCCTGCGCTACCGCTATCGGGGCTGGAACGCCCCCGAGCTCGACCCCGTCCTCGACGCCGCGTGGGCGCTCGACGAGATCCGCCGCGCCCACGGCGACGTGCCGGTCGCGCTCGTGGGCCACTCGATGGGCGGTCGTACCGCGCTGCGGGTCGCGGGGGCGGACTCCGTGGTCGCGGTCTGCGCGCTGGCGCCGTGGACGAAGCCGAACGAGCCGGTCGAGCAGCTGGCGGGCCGCACGGTCCTCATCGCGCACGGGCTGCTCGACAAGATGACCGACCCCGAGCTGTCCTTCCGCTACGCGGAGCGCGCCAAGGCCGTCACCGACCGGGTCGCGCACTTCGACGTGCACGACGAAGGGCACGCCATGCTGCGGAAATCCGCCGCGTGGACCCGGCTGGTCACCGGTTTCACACTCGGTGCCCTCGGGACCCAACCTTTCGACCCCGTCATAACGAATGCCCTGGGACAGCCCTCACCGGAAGGGTTGCGCATTCCTCTCTAG
- a CDS encoding NAD(P)/FAD-dependent oxidoreductase, protein MVDRRRVAVIGGGVSGLTAAYLLRRRYDVTLFEADDRIGGHAHTHDLPTSAGTIAQVDSGFIVHNERTYPNLIRLFGELGVATRESEMSMSVRCEGCGLEYAGARGARGLFAQPTNLRSPKFLRMLGEVNRFHRHARRVLREDPGDITLRGFVVVGGYSRYFVDHFLIPLVSAVWSAGAELSMRYPARYLFEFLHHHGMLSVTGSPTWRTVVGGSRTYVERAAKGLTAVEVSTPVRALVRHADHLEVRDDADVVRRFDHAVVATHPDQALRLLAEPTPAERAVLGAFSYSVNETVLHSDTSILPRAEGARASWNYLKPACDSVSGPVRVSYHMNRLMGLSEEDQYVVSLNARDRVDEASVLRSMVYEHPVYTPESVAAQRELPALNDRSVAYAGAYHGWGFHEDGCASGVRAAAAFGAGWSS, encoded by the coding sequence GTGGTGGATCGGCGGCGGGTCGCGGTCATCGGCGGCGGCGTGTCCGGACTGACGGCGGCGTACCTGCTGCGACGTCGGTACGACGTGACGCTCTTCGAGGCGGACGACCGCATCGGCGGCCATGCCCACACCCACGACCTGCCCACCTCGGCGGGCACGATCGCCCAGGTGGACAGCGGTTTCATCGTCCACAACGAACGGACCTACCCGAACCTGATCCGACTCTTCGGCGAACTGGGTGTGGCGACCCGCGAGTCCGAGATGTCGATGAGCGTGCGCTGTGAGGGCTGCGGCCTGGAGTACGCGGGCGCGCGCGGCGCGCGGGGCCTGTTCGCCCAGCCCACGAACCTGCGTTCGCCGAAGTTCCTGCGGATGCTCGGCGAGGTCAATCGCTTCCACCGGCACGCCCGGCGGGTCCTGCGTGAGGACCCTGGAGACATCACGCTGCGCGGGTTCGTCGTGGTCGGCGGCTATTCGCGCTACTTCGTCGACCATTTCCTGATCCCGCTGGTCTCCGCCGTCTGGTCGGCGGGTGCCGAGCTGAGCATGCGGTACCCGGCCCGGTACCTGTTCGAGTTCCTGCACCACCACGGGATGCTCTCGGTCACCGGCTCGCCGACCTGGCGGACCGTCGTGGGCGGCTCCCGGACCTATGTCGAGCGGGCCGCCAAAGGTCTGACCGCGGTGGAGGTCTCCACCCCGGTGCGCGCGTTGGTCCGCCACGCCGACCACCTGGAGGTCCGCGACGACGCCGACGTGGTCCGCCGGTTCGACCACGCTGTCGTGGCCACCCACCCGGACCAGGCGCTGCGGCTGCTGGCCGAGCCGACGCCCGCAGAGCGGGCCGTGCTGGGCGCGTTCAGCTACTCGGTCAACGAGACCGTGCTGCACAGCGACACGTCGATCCTGCCGCGCGCGGAGGGCGCCCGGGCATCGTGGAACTACCTCAAACCCGCGTGCGACTCGGTGAGCGGCCCGGTGCGGGTGAGCTACCACATGAACCGGCTGATGGGACTGTCCGAAGAGGACCAGTACGTGGTCAGCCTCAACGCGCGCGACCGGGTCGACGAAGCGAGCGTGCTGCGCTCGATGGTGTACGAGCACCCGGTCTACACCCCGGAAAGCGTTGCCGCCCAGCGGGAACTGCCCGCCCTCAACGACCGTTCGGTCGCCTACGCGGGTGCCTACCACGGCTGGGGCTTCCATGAGGACGGCTGCGCGTCCGGGGTCCGCGCCGCCGCGGCGTTCGGCGCCGGCTGGTCGTCGTGA
- a CDS encoding DUF1365 domain-containing protein translates to MVVVTAAIYDAIVTHTRTERLNRTFQHRIYLWLVDLDDPPRLPAPLRPFARFDARDHLGDPAMSIKDNLADWLVPQGIEVSGRVLMLASARVLGYVFNPITVYWVHDSADRVVCVVAEVHNTYGGRHRYLLHTDDRGRARADKEFYVSPFLELGGTYRMRLPRPGAVLSLTVALSQGGKTPFTATLVGDRRRATTAEVLRTVVRRPLMPQRVSALIRRHGIALWLRRVPVIPRPAAPSPVAQERVR, encoded by the coding sequence CTGGTCGTCGTGACCGCCGCGATCTACGACGCGATCGTCACCCACACCCGCACCGAGCGGCTGAACCGGACCTTCCAGCACCGGATCTACCTGTGGCTCGTCGACCTCGACGACCCGCCGCGGCTGCCCGCGCCGCTGCGGCCGTTCGCCCGGTTCGACGCGCGCGACCACCTCGGCGACCCTGCCATGTCCATCAAGGACAACCTCGCGGACTGGCTGGTGCCACAGGGGATCGAGGTCAGCGGTCGGGTCCTCATGCTGGCGAGCGCGCGGGTCCTCGGCTACGTGTTCAACCCGATCACCGTGTACTGGGTGCACGACAGCGCCGACCGGGTGGTGTGCGTGGTCGCCGAGGTGCACAACACCTACGGCGGGCGGCACCGCTACCTGCTGCACACCGACGACCGCGGCCGGGCACGCGCCGACAAGGAGTTCTACGTCTCGCCGTTCCTCGAGCTGGGCGGCACGTACCGGATGCGCCTGCCCCGGCCCGGCGCGGTCCTGTCCCTGACCGTGGCCCTGAGCCAGGGCGGGAAGACCCCGTTCACCGCGACCCTCGTCGGCGACCGGCGCCGCGCGACCACCGCCGAGGTCCTCCGCACCGTCGTCCGGCGACCGCTGATGCCGCAGCGGGTCTCCGCGCTGATCCGCCGACACGGCATCGCGCTGTGGCTGCGCCGCGTGCCCGTCATCCCCCGCCCCGCCGCCCCTTCACCCGTCGCCCAGGAACGAGTCCGATGA
- a CDS encoding SAM-dependent methyltransferase produces MTDTTLRSAQPWGTLYSPPRGPARARIARIVFANAVRTLPIRVLFPDGTRMGAGGPDAPVMRVHRPNAFFHRLGVDAKIGFGEGYMVGDWTSPDLVAVLTEFAARISTLIPPALQTLRRWVDRRQPAGADNTVAAARANIHRHYDLSNDLFAAFLDETMTYSSALFAPGDTDLHKGQVRKIDGMLDYAGVRAGSHVLEIGTGWGALAIQAARRGARVTTLTISGEQKVLAERRIAEAGLSERVQVLLRDYREAQGGYDAIVSVEMIEAVGQRYWPTYFATVDRLLKPGGRFGLQSITMPNDRMLASRDSYTWVQKYIFPGGLIPSTEAIDESVAAHTGLRVLAHRDFGLDYAETLRQWRARFTERWSDIADLGFDDTFRRMWEFYLAYSEAGFRSGYLGVRQLSIGH; encoded by the coding sequence ATGACTGACACCACTCTCCGCTCCGCGCAGCCCTGGGGAACCCTGTACTCCCCGCCGCGCGGCCCCGCGCGGGCTCGGATCGCGCGCATCGTCTTCGCCAACGCCGTCCGCACGCTGCCGATCCGGGTGCTGTTCCCCGACGGCACCCGGATGGGCGCGGGTGGCCCGGACGCGCCGGTCATGCGGGTGCACCGGCCGAACGCGTTCTTCCACCGCCTCGGCGTCGACGCCAAGATCGGCTTCGGCGAGGGCTACATGGTCGGCGACTGGACCAGCCCGGACCTGGTGGCGGTGCTGACCGAGTTCGCCGCCCGGATCAGCACGCTGATCCCGCCCGCGTTGCAGACCTTGCGCCGCTGGGTCGACCGGCGCCAACCCGCGGGCGCCGACAACACCGTCGCCGCGGCCCGGGCCAACATCCACCGGCACTACGACCTGTCCAACGATCTGTTCGCCGCGTTCCTCGACGAGACGATGACGTACTCGTCGGCGCTGTTCGCTCCGGGCGACACCGACCTCCACAAAGGACAGGTTCGCAAGATCGACGGCATGCTCGACTACGCGGGCGTGCGCGCGGGCTCCCACGTGCTGGAGATCGGCACCGGCTGGGGCGCGCTGGCGATCCAGGCGGCCCGCCGCGGCGCGCGGGTGACCACGCTGACCATCTCCGGCGAACAGAAGGTCCTCGCCGAGCGGCGGATCGCCGAAGCGGGGCTGTCGGAGCGGGTGCAGGTCCTGCTGCGCGACTACCGCGAGGCGCAGGGCGGCTACGACGCCATCGTCAGCGTGGAGATGATCGAAGCGGTCGGGCAGCGCTACTGGCCGACGTACTTCGCCACCGTCGACCGGCTGCTCAAACCCGGCGGCCGGTTCGGCCTGCAGTCGATCACCATGCCGAACGACCGGATGCTCGCCTCGCGCGACTCCTACACGTGGGTCCAGAAGTACATCTTCCCCGGCGGGCTCATCCCGTCGACCGAGGCGATCGACGAGAGCGTGGCCGCCCACACGGGCCTGCGCGTGCTCGCCCACCGTGACTTCGGCCTCGACTACGCCGAGACGCTGCGGCAGTGGCGGGCGCGGTTCACCGAACGCTGGTCCGACATCGCCGACCTGGGCTTCGACGACACTTTCCGCCGGATGTGGGAGTTCTACCTGGCGTACTCCGAGGCCGGTTTCCGGTCGGGCTACCTGGGGGTGCGCCAACTGTCCATCGGTCACTGA
- a CDS encoding LCP family protein has translation MSYGHGQDQHGRPRYAPTRAMPQGGQGYDRRQPPPPPRGPRGQHQPYGSPPPPPRRKKRGKRIALTVLLVIVGLVAGLWIYLESSLTRIDALEDYEGRPAAGAGTNWLIVGSDSREGLTAEDEERLATGDAKGQRTDTIMLLHVPDNDTRPTLVSLLRDSLVDIPGKGKNKLNAAYAFGGPKLLAKTVETETGLRLDHYMEIGFGGFADVVDAVGGVEMCLEAPINDPLAGINLPAGCQELDGANALGYVRTRKGPRADLDRVIRQRAFIGALTKKATSAGTLANPFKLFPLLGSAPDAISVDDDTHLHNLPSVAFAMGGAGDGGLITTTVPMGGSKNVKGVGSAILWDAVKAPKLFEALRTDSEVADELIVGAP, from the coding sequence GTGAGCTATGGGCATGGGCAGGATCAGCACGGCCGACCGAGATACGCCCCGACCAGAGCGATGCCGCAGGGCGGGCAGGGATACGACCGCAGGCAGCCGCCGCCCCCGCCGCGCGGACCGCGGGGCCAGCACCAGCCTTACGGGTCGCCGCCGCCCCCGCCGCGCCGCAAGAAGCGGGGAAAACGGATCGCGCTGACCGTGCTGCTGGTCATCGTGGGACTCGTCGCCGGGCTGTGGATCTACCTGGAGTCCTCGCTGACGCGCATCGACGCGCTGGAGGACTACGAGGGCAGGCCCGCGGCGGGCGCGGGCACCAACTGGCTGATCGTCGGGTCCGACAGCCGCGAGGGCCTCACCGCCGAGGACGAGGAACGCCTCGCCACCGGTGACGCCAAGGGGCAGCGGACCGACACGATCATGCTGCTGCACGTGCCGGACAACGACACCCGCCCGACGCTGGTGTCGCTGCTGCGCGACTCCCTTGTGGACATCCCGGGCAAGGGCAAGAACAAGCTCAACGCGGCCTACGCGTTCGGCGGGCCGAAGCTGCTCGCGAAGACCGTGGAGACCGAGACCGGCCTGCGGCTCGACCACTACATGGAGATCGGCTTCGGCGGCTTCGCCGATGTCGTCGACGCGGTCGGCGGGGTCGAGATGTGCCTCGAAGCCCCGATCAACGACCCGCTGGCCGGGATCAACCTGCCCGCGGGCTGCCAGGAACTCGACGGCGCCAACGCGCTCGGGTACGTCCGCACCCGCAAGGGGCCGCGGGCCGACCTCGACCGTGTCATCCGGCAGCGGGCGTTCATCGGCGCGCTGACGAAGAAGGCGACGAGCGCGGGCACGCTGGCCAACCCGTTCAAGCTGTTCCCGCTGCTGGGAAGCGCGCCCGACGCCATCTCGGTGGACGACGACACGCACCTGCACAACCTGCCCTCGGTCGCGTTCGCGATGGGTGGGGCCGGTGACGGCGGGCTGATCACCACGACCGTCCCGATGGGCGGCAGCAAGAACGTCAAGGGTGTCGGATCGGCGATCCTGTGGGACGCGGTGAAGGCGCCCAAGCTGTTCGAGGCGCTGCGGACCGACTCCGAGGTGGCCGACGAGCTGATCGTCGGGGCGCCCTGA
- a CDS encoding peptidylprolyl isomerase, with product MVPTGVAAAEDQPGVTKGPCQYTETPDDPAARPIRLPRDPAHTPSHGTVKVKLRTSQGPIGLTLDRAKAPCTVQSFLHLARHGFYDVTTCHRLTAYPTLKVLQCGDPSGTGEKGPGYRYKDELPTDLPDWPGDTTGTRKVYARGVLAMANAGPDTNGSQFFLVYGDSRLRPNYTVFGTVDLPGLSTLDTVAAGGIEPTPEDPAPVDGTPTLTTTILHAR from the coding sequence ATGGTCCCGACCGGCGTCGCCGCGGCGGAGGACCAGCCGGGCGTGACCAAGGGCCCGTGCCAGTACACGGAGACCCCGGATGACCCGGCGGCCCGGCCGATCCGGCTGCCGCGCGATCCCGCGCACACGCCGTCGCACGGGACGGTCAAGGTCAAGCTGCGGACGTCACAGGGCCCGATCGGGCTGACCCTGGACCGGGCGAAGGCGCCCTGCACGGTCCAGAGCTTCCTGCACCTGGCCCGGCACGGGTTCTACGACGTGACCACCTGCCACCGGCTGACCGCGTACCCGACGCTCAAGGTGCTGCAGTGCGGCGACCCGAGCGGGACGGGGGAGAAGGGGCCGGGCTACCGGTACAAGGACGAACTGCCCACGGACCTGCCCGACTGGCCCGGCGACACGACCGGCACCCGCAAGGTCTACGCGCGTGGCGTGCTGGCCATGGCGAACGCCGGCCCGGACACCAACGGCAGCCAGTTCTTCCTGGTATACGGCGACTCCCGCCTGCGGCCGAACTACACCGTCTTCGGCACGGTGGACCTCCCCGGCCTGTCCACACTGGACACCGTCGCCGCGGGCGGAATCGAGCCGACCCCCGAGGACCCGGCCCCCGTCGACGGCACCCCCACCCTCACCACCACCATCCTCCACGCCCGCTGA
- a CDS encoding peroxiredoxin, whose translation MRPGDLVPDFKLEDETGAERALSEFLETGPVVLFFYPAAMTSGCTAESCHFRDLAAEFAEVGAHRIGISPDSVDRQAKFSSIHSFDYPLLSDPDGEVATLFGVRRKFGPLLTKRMTFVIDTDSKVLEAIKSELRMSVHADKALEALRARKP comes from the coding sequence ATGCGGCCCGGAGATCTCGTTCCTGACTTCAAGCTCGAAGACGAGACGGGCGCCGAGCGCGCCCTGTCCGAATTCCTTGAGACGGGACCGGTCGTCCTGTTCTTCTACCCGGCCGCGATGACGTCGGGGTGCACCGCGGAGAGCTGCCACTTCCGCGACCTCGCCGCCGAGTTCGCCGAGGTCGGCGCCCACCGCATCGGCATCAGCCCGGACTCGGTGGACCGGCAGGCGAAATTCTCCTCGATCCACTCGTTCGACTACCCGCTGCTGTCCGACCCGGATGGCGAGGTCGCCACCCTCTTCGGCGTCCGCCGCAAGTTCGGCCCGCTGCTCACCAAGCGCATGACCTTCGTAATCGACACTGACAGCAAGGTCCTTGAGGCGATCAAGAGCGAGCTCCGCATGTCCGTACACGCCGACAAAGCCCTAGAAGCCCTCCGCGCCCGCAAGCCCTGA